DNA sequence from the Candidatus Izemoplasmatales bacterium genome:
CCTCGAAGGTCATCATCCTCCAGGGCATCTCCGGCACCGGCAAGACCTCCTTGCCGTACGCGATGGCCAAGTTCTTCGGAAACCAGGCCGCGATCATCTCGGTCCAGCCGTCATGGCGCGACCGCGCCGAGATCCTCGGCTACCTGAACGAGTTCACGAAGCGCTTCAACGAGACCGACTTCCTCAAGGCGCTCTATGAAGCCTCCTACCGCAAGGACGTCAACCTGATCGTGCTCGACGAGATGAACCTCGCCCGCATCGAGTACTATTTCGCCGAGTTCCTCTCGATCATGGAGATGCCGGACTCCTCCGAATGGAAGATCGACCTCGTTCCGGACTCCAAGCCCTCCGACCCGATCAAGGTCGTGAACGGCAAGATCAGCGTGCCGCTGAACGTCTGGTTCATCGGCACCGCCAACAAGGACGACTCGACCTTCACGATCACCGACAAGGTCTACGACCGCGCGATCGCGCTCGAGTTCACCGCCAAGGGCGAATTCTTCCAGGCCCCCGAGACCCAGCCCGTGAACATGTCCTACTCCTACCTGCAGGAGCTGTTCGACGAGGCCTACTACAAGTATCCCGTCTCGCGCGAACTGCTCGACAAGTTCACCGTGCTCGACAAGTACGTCCAGAACAACTTCAAGATCGCCTTCGGCAACCGCATCGTGGTCCAGCTGAACAAGTTCATCCCCGTCTACGTCGCCTGCGGCGGCACGGAGGAGGACGGACTCGACTATATCTTCGCCAACAAGATCCTGCGCAAATTCGAAAGCCTGAACCTGTCTTTCCTTCGAAACGAAATGGAAGAACTCGTCACCCAGATCCACAAGATCTTCGGGAAGAACGCGTTCCCCGAATCCGTCAAGTTCGTCCGGAATCTCATGAAGCAGCTTTAGGAGGTCCGGTGAACCATGAACGATCTGAACGCGAAACGCTATTACAAGAAGATCAACACCACCTTCGCCGGCGTGAACAAGTCCGACGAGTTCGCCCAAATCTTCATGAACGTCCTCAAGAGCGGGAACACGACGCTCTACCAGAAGGAACGCCGCGAGCGTCGCGTCTTCGACGACGCCTGGATGTCCGCGGTGGAGGCGGCGGTTCCCGTCATTGATAAGATCACCCGTTCGCCCCGCGAGAACCTGAAGCAGATGACGATGATCGTGCCGGTCGAACGCGCCAAGAAGACGGACAAGGACACCGTCCGCCACCTCGCCGCCAACACCCAGCTGATCAAGTCCATCTCGCGCGAGGGGGTTGTGACGCCGTCCAAGGTCATGACCAGCTTCAACGAATCCGACTTCGGCACCTACGAGAACCGCTTCCTCAAGACCCTCGTCGACAAGCTCTACCTCTTCATCGAGAAGCGCTACGACATCATCGTCAAGAAGATGCACACCGAATACGTCAATTTCCTGAACGTCAAGTCCGCGATCAACTGGGAATCGGCGGCGATGGAGTTCGACGTCACCCTCAAGATCAACCAGAACCTTCCCGAGGACGAGATCGACCGCAAGAACCAGGAACTGCTCGACCGGATGACGACGCTCCGCACCTCGATCACCAACTTCAAGATGTCGCTCTTCATGAGCCAGATGCGGGAGTTCCCGCCGGTGAACCCGCCGATCATGAAGACCAACATCATCATGAAGAACCCCGACTTCAAGCAGTGCTACAACCTCTGGCTGATGATGGATTCGCTCGACCAGATCGGCTTCGACATCGACGTCTTCGAACGCGACGTCGAGTTCGACGACCAGTACCTCGAACGTCTCCAGAATTCCCTGATGGTGCTCTATGCGACCGTCGCCGACAACCAGAAGGACGAGTTCGTGATCAGCCAGGAGAACCCCTACTCCTTCCGCCAGGAGAAGCGCGGGAAGATCGCCAAGGTCCACGCCGGCGACATGCGCATGGAGCCGGGCGTGATCGAACTCGAGAACAACCGCCTGAACCAGTACTACCTCGAGCAGATCAAGAAGAGCAACTACTCCCGCCTGAAGACCCTCAAGGAAGCCGGCATCACCGTCCGCGAGTCGATCGACATCGTCTTCAAGCAGATCAACGACATCACCAACGCCGTATACAAGGACTACCTCGCGGAAACCTTCGACCCCGCCGCCGCGCCGACCCTCGACGAGAAGATCAAGGTCCAGGAACAGATGCTCGAGGTCTACCGCATGATCGACGAGATCAAGCGCGTCGACCTGAAGGAAATGTCCACTCAGCGTGCCGTCGCGCTCCTCGAACTCCGCAACATGAAGGATCAGAAGGCCGCCATCCTCGAGGCCGAACGGGCCGAGAAGGCGCGGATCCAGAAGGAAGAGGAAGACCGCAAGCGCAAGGAAGAGGCGGAACGCAAGGCCGCCGAAGCCGCCAAGAAGCGCAAGATCGAGGCCGCCAAGAAGGCGCTCGCCCTCGCCGAGCAGAAGCGCAAGGAGAAGCTCGCCAAGGAGAAGGCCGAACAGAAGGCCCGCGAAACCGCCGAACGCGAGAAGCAGAAGCGGATCGAACGCGAGAAGCTCGAGAAGGAACGCGCCAAGCAGCGCGCGATCGAACTCGCCGCCAGACTCAAGAAGCAGGAACAGGAGCGCCGCGAGAAGGCGCGCCTGGAGGAGATCGCCCGCCGCGAAGCCGCCAAGAAGGCGCTCGAGGAGATCGAGAAGGCGATCGCCGAAGGCGGTTTGCCGCCGAAGCCGAAGACCTCGGCCAAGAAGGCGGGCACCCCGAAACAGAACGCGGCGCCGAAGAAGGCGGCGGCCAAGGAGCCGATCGTCGTCGCGCCGACGGAAATCGAAGCGAAGAACCAGGAAAGCGATCCGCAGTGACATGGCGGCGCCGGTCAAAGGAGGGATGGACATGTTCAAACGGAAAATGTCTCTATCCATCGCGGCTTTGACCAGCGCCGTCCTTTTGTTCATCGGCGCCACCTTCGCCTGGCTGACCCTCTCCGACATCGTCCATCTCGGCGGCACCGAGGTCGCCGTCGAGGACGTCGAGGCGACCGCCGTCCTCGAAACCTCCGCCGACGGCGTTTCGGGCTGGACGTCGACATCCGCCATCGCGATTGCGAACGCCGTTCCCGGCGACGTCTTCTACTATCGGCTCGTGATCACGAACGTCGGCGCCAAGCCGATCGACACGGCCGTCGCCTTCATCGGCTTTTCGAACTCGGTCGCCGACATCCTCGGCGACGACGCCAACTTCCAGGCGGGGCGCTCGCTCGCCGCGGTCCTGCTCTACTCGATGACCAACACCGCGAATACGGACACGATCACCGACCAGCCGATCCAGACGCTCGCCGGCGGTCCGGTGACGTCCGCCTCGCAGTTCTACGGCGCGACGAACCTCGACATCGCCGTTTCGGATTCGGAGACCGTCTACTTCTCGCTTTCGATCGCCGAGACGATGGGCAACGACTACCAGAACCTGAAGCTCACGATCGATCTGATCTCGGTCCAGTCGATCGCGGACGAGGGGTGATCCCGATGCGGACGAAGATCCGGATCCTTACCCTGCTTTCGCTCTTCTTCCTGCTCGCGGCGCTCGCCGTCGTCGGGATGACCTACGGCTGGTTCGGTCAGTCGGTCACCTTCACGACCGAGAACATCGCCGCCGGCGACCTCCGCTATACCGAGACGGGCGCGTTCATCGCAAACGACACGATCGTCGTTCCCGGCCAGGAACTGATCGCGACGCCGATCGCGGTCGACAACGACTCGCCGATCACCTCGCAGCTACGGGTGCTCGTGACCTACGACCGATGCACCAACCCGGGCACCGTCACGTGCGTCGAGACGACCTATGCGGACGCCGTCGACGACCACCTCGCGGTGACGTTCGGAACGGGCTTCTCGTACATCTCCGGCTACTGGTACTACACTCCCGGAACCCCCGTCACCACCTACGAGATCGCGGCCGCATCCGGGCCGATGACGATCATCACGTCGATTTCCTACGACGGCGATCTGACCGGCATCGACTATGGCGGACAGAACGTCTCCGTCAGCGTCACGATCCAGGTCAAGCAGGCGGACAACGTCGCCTGGACGAGTCTCTCGGGTTACGATTTCGCGACCGGATATCCGGCATAGGCGGAACCGCGTTCCGCCTTTTCCTTGGAAGGGAGGTCCACGATGAAGAAGATCCTCCACCGCCTCGGCGCGGCGCTTCCCTATCTCGTCTTCCTGCTCGCGGTCCTGCTCGTCCTGAACGTCGTCTGGGCCCTCGGACGGCGGGAGGTGCCGTCGCTCTTCGGCTACAGCGTGCTCTACATCAAGTCGGGGTCGATGGAACCTTCGATCATGACCGGAGACATCATCGTCGTCGCCCGGACCGATCCGGACGACCTCGAGGTCGGCGACGTGATCACCTTCGAGACGACGATCGAGGTCGGCGGGAACGCCGTCCTGACCACCGTCACCCACCGCATCGTCACGGCCGCGGGCGAAGGGGACGGACGCACGTTTTCGACGCGCGGCGACGCGAACAACGCCGCCGACGACTGGACGGTGACCGCCGACCAGATCGTCGGACGCTACCTCCGGCGATCCGTCTTTCTCGGAAACGTCTACCGCTTCGTCACGTCGGGGGGACAGAACCTCATCTACCTCGGCGCGATCGGACTCTTCCTTCTGATCGGGCTCTCGGAAGGCGCCAGCCTCGTGAAGGCCGTCAACGAGCATCGCCGGCAGACCCTGGAGGCCGAGAAGGCGAAGTTGGTCGAGGAACTCAAGGAAGAACTGCTCAAGGAAACGCACGAAGGGGATCCGGAATGACGCGGGTCCCTTCTTTTTCTTCCTCTGGCGATCCTTTTATATTATAATGGACGGTGGATGTGATACCCATGGAATACATCGTGCTGGCGTCGGGCTCGAAGGGCAACGCCACGATCCTGAAACACGGCGACGCCCGCTATCTCGTCGACGCCGGCATCTCGCTTCGCATGATCCAGAGCCGGCTCTCCCTCCGCGGCGAGCGTCTCGAACGGCTCGACGGCGTCTTCGTGACCCACGAACACGCCGACCACGTCGGCTTTTTGGTCGCGATCGTGAACAAGTTCCGTTGCCCCGTCTACCTGACCGAGGGCACGAAGCGGAATCTCCCGCGTCCCGTCGGGACGAACCTGAAGGAGACCGACTTCCGCGTCGTCAAAACCGACGAACCGATCCTGCTCGACGGCATCACCGTCAAGCCCTTCGCCACCTACCACGACGCGCTCGAGCCGTGCGGGTACAAGTTCACCGCCGGCGGCCGCGCACTCGTCTACATGACCGACACGGGGTATTTCCCGGAAGACCGGATCGACTCGATCAGGAACGCGGAGGCCTACGTGATCGAGGCCAACCACGATCCGGACATGCTTCTGGAATCGGACCGTCCGTGGATCCTGAAGCGCCGCATCCTCGACGACCAGGGCCATCTTTCCAACGAGGATTCGGCCTTCCTCGTCGCCAACCTCGTCGGCGACCGCACCCGCGCGATCACGCTCGCGCATCTCTCCCAGGAATGCAACACGCCCGACAAGGCGCTTTCGACCTATCGTTCGGTCTTCCTCGAACAGGGTCTTGCGCTCGACCAGGTCCGGATCGTGTGCGCGCTCCAGGACGAACCGATGGAGGTGGAATCCGTATGAATCATGAATCGATCGTCCGCGAAGGCATGGCGGACTTCCTCGGCGCCGGCGTCCCGATCGCCGTCCTCGACCGCCTCAAGGGCGGCATGTCGAACTCCAACTACGTCGTCGAGGCCGAAGGCACGCAGTACGTCTACCGCATTCCCGGCAAGAACGCCGAGGTCTTCGTCGACCGGCGGATCGAGGCGAAGACGCTTTCGCTCGTCGCGCCGCTTCGGATCGACGGCAACCTGACGCGCCGCCTCGACGTCGCGACGGGCCGCAAGATCAGCCTGTTCGTCCCGGGAATCCCGCTCGCGCAGGCGGATCCGGCGGCGCATTACCGGTCTGCCGCGGCGATCCTCCACCGCCTGCACGACGCCGGGCTCGAAACCGAGCTCGACTACGCCCCCTACGAGCGGCTCCAGCGGTACGAACGCCTCGTCGTCGAACGCGGTCTGTCGCACGCGGCCGACTATCTCGACATCCGCGACCGCTTCCTGTCCTTCCGCGCCGCCCTCGACGGTGGGCCGCGCGTCTTCTGCCACAACGACGCGCAGACCTCCAACTTCATCCTGAAGCCGGACGGAGAGATCCTTCTGGTCGACTGGGAGTTCGGCGGAAACAACGATCCGCTCTATGACGTCGCCTGCTACGGCAACAACGACTTCCGCTATGCGGAGGGCCTCCTGCCCGTCTATCTGGGCCGGACACCGACGCAAAAGGAGTGGTTCCGGCTCTACGCGTGGCGCACTTTCCAGTGCCTGCAATGGCACAACGTGGCGCTCTTCAAGGAGGCGACCGGGCTCTCGCAGGAGCTCGGACTCGACTTCAAGGCGATCGCCGCCGCCTACGTCGCGAAGGCGAACGCGATGTACGATTCCGCCGTCGCCCATCGCTGAAAGCGGTTTATCCCCCGAAAGCACATTGTCATCGGCGTCGTTTTCGGGTATAATATTCAGATGGAAATGACGATCACCATAAGAACCCATAGGAGGTTGTTTCAATGGCTGAGAACATGAAAAAAGTCTTTGAATCGATGGACGGAAACCAGGCTGCGGCGTACTGCGCCTATGCGTTCACCGAAGTCGCCGGCATCTACCCGATCACGCCGTCGACGCCGATGCCCGAGTTCGTCGATCTCTGGGCCTCGCAAGGCAAGAAGAATCTCTTCGGGATGCCCGTCAAGGTCATCGAGATGCAGTCGGAGGCCGGCGCCGCCGGCACCGTCCACGGCTCGCTTCTCTCCGGCGCCCTCACCACCACGTTCACCGCATCCCAGGGTCTGCTCCTGAAGGTCCCGAACATGTACAAGATCGCCGGCGAACTCCTTCCCGGCGTCATCCACGTCGCCGCCCGTTCGATCGCCGCCCACGCGCTTTCGATCTTCGGCGACCATCAGGACGTCATGGCCGTCCGCCAGACCGGCTTCGCGATGCTCGCGTCGGGCTCCGTCCAGGAGACGATGGACATCGCCGGCGTCGCCCACCTCGCCGCGATCAGGACGAGCGTCCCCTTCCTGCATTTCTTCGACGGCTTCCGCACCAGCCACGAGGTCAACAAGATCGAAGTGATGGACTATGCCGTCTTCGACCGCCTGCTCGACCGCGAGGCCGTCGCCGCCTTCCGGACCCGCGCCCTCAACTCCGGCAACCCGGAGACCCGCGGCACCGCGCAGAACGACGACGTCTACTTCCAGGCGAAGGAGATCCAGGAGAAGTACTACACCCCGATCCCCGACGTCGTCGCCAAGTACCTGAAGGAGATCTCCAGGGTCACCGGCCGCGACTACCGTCCGTTCTCCTACTACGGCGCCGAAGACGCCACCGACGTCATCGTCGCGATGGGCTCGGTCACCGAGGCGATCCGCGAAGTCGTCGACTTCAAGCTCGCCCAGGGCGAGAAGGTCGGCCTCCTCGCCGTCCACCTTTACCGTCCGTTCTCCGCGAAGTACTTCTTCAAGGCGATGCCGAAGTCGGTCAAGCGCATCGCCGTTCTCGACCGCACGAAGGAGACCGGCGCCGAAGGCGAACCGCTCTACCTCGACGTGCGGAGCATCTACTACGGCACCGCGAACGCCCCGAAGATCATCGGCGGCCGCTACGGCCTGTCCTCCAAGGACACCACGCCGGCGCAGATCTTCGCCGTCTACGAGAACCTCCGCGGCAAGAAGAAGAACCATTTCACGATCGGCATCGTCGACGACGTCAACGGTTCGTCGCTTCCGGTCGCGGAATATCCCGACGTCACCGATCCCGACACCACCGAGGTCCTCATGTTCGGTCTCGGCTCCGACGGCACCGTCGGCGCCGTGAAGAACATCTCCAAGATCATCGGCGACTACACCGACCTCTACGGCCAGGCCTATGCCTCGTACGACTCGAAGAAGTCGGGCGGCATCACCCGCATGCACCTGCGCTTCGGCAAGAATCCGATCCGCGCGACCTACCTCGTCAACAACCCGCACTTCGTCTCGTGCTCGCAGGAATCCTACCTGACGCGCTTCGACCTCATCGGCGGCATCCGCAAGAACGGCGTGTTCCTCCTGAACGCGTCCGTCGACCCGGCCGATGTCGGCTCGATTTTGCCCGACGACGTCAAGAAGGTGCTCGCCGAGAGAGGCGTCCGCTTCTACGTCATCGACGCCTTCAAGCTCGCCCGCGAGATCGGCGAGGTCAAGCTGATCTCGACGATCATGCAGTCGGCGTTCTTCAAGCTGAACGAGCAGATCATGCCCTACGAGAAGGCCCAGAAGGCGATGAAGAAGTTCGCCGAGAAGTCGTTCTCGCGCAAAGGCGAGGCGATCGTCAAGATGAACTACGAGGCGATCGACCGCGGCGCCGACGGCATCCGCCTGGCGCAGGTCGATCCCGCCTGGGCGAAGCTTTCCGTCAAGGTCGTCGACGATCCCAACCGTCCGGCGTTCGTGAAGAACGTCGCCGACAAGGTCAACTCGATCCGCGGCTACGAGCTGCCGGTCTCCGCCTTCCTCGGCTACGAGGACGGCCGGATCCCGAACGGCACCGCCGCCTACGAGAAGCGCGGCATCGCCGAAGAAGTCTCCACCTGGATCCCGGAGAACTGCATCCAGTGCAACCAGTGCTCCTACGCCTGTCCGCACGCCTGCATCCGCCCGATCCTCGCCACCCCCGAGGAAGCCGCCAAGGCGCCGGAAGGCACCGTCTGGAAGGACGCCGTCGGCCAGGGCCTGCAGGGCCTCAAGTACCGCATCCAGGTCTCCATCCTCGACTGCACCGGCTGCGGCGTCTGCATCAACACCTGCCCCGGCATGAAGGGCGTCAAGGCGCTCGAATACCGTCCGATCACCGAAGGCATCCGGAACAAGGAGCACGTCAAGGCCGACTACCTCTACAACAAGGTCACCAACAAGGTGGGCCTCGTCGGCAAGACGAACCTCAAGAACAGCCAGTTCGCGCAGCCGCTCTTCGAATTCTCCGGCGCTTGCGCCGGCTGCGGCGAAACTCCGTACATCAAGATGGTCACCCAGCTGTTCGGCGACCGCCTCGTGATCGCCAACGCCACCGGCTGCTCGTCGATCTACGGCGCCTCGTTCCCGGCCTCGCCCTACACCAAGAACGCCGAAGGCCGCGGTCCGGCCTGGGCCAACTCGCTCTTCGAGGACAACGCCGAATTCGGCTTCGGCCTCCAGATCGGCGTCGAGACGATGCGCGACCGGCTCCAGAACACGATCTATAACGCCCTCCCCTCGTTCGCGGACGAAACCGTCAAGGGACTCCTGAACGAATGGCTCGAGAACCGCGGGAACGGCGAGAAGACGCTTGCGATCTCGAAGAAGCTGATCCCGCTCCTCGAGGCCGACGGCTCCGCCGCGGCGCAGTCGATCCTCGAACTGAAGGCCTACCTCGTCAAGCAGTCGCAGTGGATCATCGGCGGCGACGGCTGGGCCTACGACATCGGCTTCGGCGGTCTCGACCACGTGATCGCCAACGCCGAGGACGTGAACATCCTCGTCCTCGACACCGAGGTCTACTCGAACACCGGCGGACAGTCGTCGAAGTCGGCCCGCGCCGGCTCGATCGCCAAGTTCACCGCCGCCGGCAAGCCCGGCAAGAAGAA
Encoded proteins:
- a CDS encoding MBL fold metallo-hydrolase yields the protein MEYIVLASGSKGNATILKHGDARYLVDAGISLRMIQSRLSLRGERLERLDGVFVTHEHADHVGFLVAIVNKFRCPVYLTEGTKRNLPRPVGTNLKETDFRVVKTDEPILLDGITVKPFATYHDALEPCGYKFTAGGRALVYMTDTGYFPEDRIDSIRNAEAYVIEANHDPDMLLESDRPWILKRRILDDQGHLSNEDSAFLVANLVGDRTRAITLAHLSQECNTPDKALSTYRSVFLEQGLALDQVRIVCALQDEPMEVESV
- the nifJ gene encoding pyruvate:ferredoxin (flavodoxin) oxidoreductase; its protein translation is MKKVFESMDGNQAAAYCAYAFTEVAGIYPITPSTPMPEFVDLWASQGKKNLFGMPVKVIEMQSEAGAAGTVHGSLLSGALTTTFTASQGLLLKVPNMYKIAGELLPGVIHVAARSIAAHALSIFGDHQDVMAVRQTGFAMLASGSVQETMDIAGVAHLAAIRTSVPFLHFFDGFRTSHEVNKIEVMDYAVFDRLLDREAVAAFRTRALNSGNPETRGTAQNDDVYFQAKEIQEKYYTPIPDVVAKYLKEISRVTGRDYRPFSYYGAEDATDVIVAMGSVTEAIREVVDFKLAQGEKVGLLAVHLYRPFSAKYFFKAMPKSVKRIAVLDRTKETGAEGEPLYLDVRSIYYGTANAPKIIGGRYGLSSKDTTPAQIFAVYENLRGKKKNHFTIGIVDDVNGSSLPVAEYPDVTDPDTTEVLMFGLGSDGTVGAVKNISKIIGDYTDLYGQAYASYDSKKSGGITRMHLRFGKNPIRATYLVNNPHFVSCSQESYLTRFDLIGGIRKNGVFLLNASVDPADVGSILPDDVKKVLAERGVRFYVIDAFKLAREIGEVKLISTIMQSAFFKLNEQIMPYEKAQKAMKKFAEKSFSRKGEAIVKMNYEAIDRGADGIRLAQVDPAWAKLSVKVVDDPNRPAFVKNVADKVNSIRGYELPVSAFLGYEDGRIPNGTAAYEKRGIAEEVSTWIPENCIQCNQCSYACPHACIRPILATPEEAAKAPEGTVWKDAVGQGLQGLKYRIQVSILDCTGCGVCINTCPGMKGVKALEYRPITEGIRNKEHVKADYLYNKVTNKVGLVGKTNLKNSQFAQPLFEFSGACAGCGETPYIKMVTQLFGDRLVIANATGCSSIYGASFPASPYTKNAEGRGPAWANSLFEDNAEFGFGLQIGVETMRDRLQNTIYNALPSFADETVKGLLNEWLENRGNGEKTLAISKKLIPLLEADGSAAAQSILELKAYLVKQSQWIIGGDGWAYDIGFGGLDHVIANAEDVNILVLDTEVYSNTGGQSSKSARAGSIAKFTAAGKPGKKKDLAAIAMTYGHVYVAQIAHGASGAQVHKALTEAENYPGPSLVLAYSPCISHGLHNGMGTSHMQAKLAVECGYWPTFRYDPRLIAQGKNPFQMDSKEPDWSKYHAFLMSETRYAQLSQINPAKAAELLERNLKDAQSRYAMYKRYLAMDYSNGI
- a CDS encoding choline/ethanolamine kinase family protein, which encodes MNHESIVREGMADFLGAGVPIAVLDRLKGGMSNSNYVVEAEGTQYVYRIPGKNAEVFVDRRIEAKTLSLVAPLRIDGNLTRRLDVATGRKISLFVPGIPLAQADPAAHYRSAAAILHRLHDAGLETELDYAPYERLQRYERLVVERGLSHAADYLDIRDRFLSFRAALDGGPRVFCHNDAQTSNFILKPDGEILLVDWEFGGNNDPLYDVACYGNNDFRYAEGLLPVYLGRTPTQKEWFRLYAWRTFQCLQWHNVALFKEATGLSQELGLDFKAIAAAYVAKANAMYDSAVAHR
- a CDS encoding signal peptidase I yields the protein MKKILHRLGAALPYLVFLLAVLLVLNVVWALGRREVPSLFGYSVLYIKSGSMEPSIMTGDIIVVARTDPDDLEVGDVITFETTIEVGGNAVLTTVTHRIVTAAGEGDGRTFSTRGDANNAADDWTVTADQIVGRYLRRSVFLGNVYRFVTSGGQNLIYLGAIGLFLLIGLSEGASLVKAVNEHRRQTLEAEKAKLVEELKEELLKETHEGDPE